GGATCGATTACGATTACGATTACGAGCACGAGCACGAGCACGAGCATGGGCACGAGCATGGGCACGAACACGATCCCCCTACGCCGGGTGGGCTTCGGAGGACAGGTCACGAGCACGAGCACGGAGAATTATATCCGAAGGAAGATTTTGCGGCGATACATCCAGTACAGCACGAGCCACCACACCAGCAACACGGCCGCGCCGAGGAAGAACGGTTCGTAGGCGTCGCCGGCGAATTTGAAGAAGTCCTGGCCGAGGTGGGTCTTTAGTGTGCCCATCGTGAAGTTGCGCAGCGTTTCTGCGATGCAGTACGCGGCGATCGAGTTCATGCCGATGACGCGCAACGGGAACGACCACGACTTGATGTTTGCGATGTCGATGACCGCGTAGAACCCCGCCAATAACAACAGGCACCATCCGCCGCTGAACAGCACCCAGCTTGGCGTCCAGATGCGTTTCACGACCGGGCAGATGCCGAGCTTGCCGAGCAGCCAGCCGGATGCGAGCGCGACGATGCCCGCTGCGAGCAGCCACAACGCTTTTTGTTTGTGCGTGCGGTCGTCCTTCAATACGCCACCCGCGATCAGGCCCAAGATCATAGTCGCGAGTGTCGGGATAAAGCTGAGCGTGGAATAGCCGCCGCCGTTTGCGGTGAAGGGCTTTTCGCGCGGGAAGAGATTGAGGAACCACGTATCGAATTTCCACGCGGGGTTGGTGTTGACGTTCCAGTGCGCGGCAAACCCGTGCAGGTTTTCCGGCCAGTCTTTTGGATTGCCGATTGCGGCCCAGTCAAAGTCCGGGCCGGGCAGCGCGTAGAATGCGAACAAGGCCCAATATCCGGCGAGTATTGCGGCGAACGCGCTCCATTGCGCCCGCACCGATCGGAACCCGAGCAGAAACAGGAACCCGTAGCCGAGACCGATCTGGGAGAGTGTGTCCTCGAAGGTCCAATACGTTTGCGGTTTGCCCGTGGACCGAAGGAAGACGCCAAGCAGGATTAACAGCAGCGCGCGCCAGAATGCGTGCGCGGTCATGCGCGCGTTCGACTGTCCTTTGAGTTGCCGCGCGAGGATCGAAAACGGGAGCGCCACGCCGACGATGAACGAGAAGGACGGTTGAATGAGATCGTGCAGTGTACACCCGACCCACGGCACGTGGGACTGGTGATGCGCCAGAAACGCCCAAAATCCGTTGCCGGGCAGCGCCTGCGAGACGGCGTGGAACCGGAGCACCTCCGCCATCATGAGAAACATGACAAATCCGCGGTACGCGTCCAACGACGTTAGCCGCTGGGGCGCCGGTGCGGAATTTGCCGGCGCCGTAGTCGATGCCGCCATGTTTGGAATCCCCAACCCGGCAGTACGATGCGGCTTAGGGCACCCGGAGTGCAACTCGCTTTTGACTGGGTCCGGGCTGTTGGGTATACTTTGTTGCTCTGTGCCGCGCACAGAGCCATCTTTTGCGCTTTCGGCGACCCCATCGTCTAGCCCGGCCTAGGACACCGCCCTTTCACGGCGGCGACACGGGTTCGAATCCCGTTGGGGTCGCCATTTTTTTGCCTTCGCGGCGGTGGCGGCTTGAAGTCAAAGCCTTGCTTGCGAGTACGATGTCGCGCATGAGCACGGGCACGAACGGCCGATGAAGGCGTGGCGCGCTCCCGCCGCGATCGCGTCGGCACTCATTTTTGCCACCTTCGCCCTGTACGCGCGAACCGCCTCGTACGAGTTCGTGAACTACGACGACCCGGGCTACGTGTATGCCAATCCCCACGTGCGCGCGGGGTTGACGGCGGACACGATTCCGTGGGCCTTCACCACGGGAGAGCAGGGGAACTGGCACCCGCTGACGTGGCTGTCGCACGCGCTCGATTGGGAGCTGTACGGCGATTGGGCGGGGGGCCATCACCTCACGTCGGTTGGAATTCACGCGATCACGACGGGCTTGCTCTTCGTGTGGCTGATCCGCGCCACGGGCGCGTTGTGGCCGAGCGCGATTGTCGTCGCGATATTCGGATGGCACCCCCTGCATGTCGAATCGGTGGCATGGGTATCCGAGCGCAAAGACGTTCTTTGCGCGTTCTTCTTCGTAATCGGATTGATTGCGTACACCGAGTACCGGCGGCGTCGCTCGGTTGTTTGGTACGGCGCGGTGACGGCGAGTCTCGTTCTCGCGTTGCTCTCGAAACCGATGGCGGTGACGTTTCCCTGCGTATTGCTGCTCATTGATGTTTGGCCCCTGTGCGCTGAAGGGTGGCGGGGTCGCGTTCTCGAAAAGCTGCCGTGGTTTGCGATCGCCGCCGCGCACAGCGTCGTCACGTATGTTGTCCAGCAGGCCGGTCAAAACACTGTCGGGCTGCACTCCGTGCCGCTGCACATTCGACTTGAGAACGCCGCTGCGTCGTACGGGACGTATGCATTCAAGACACTGGCGCCGTATGGGTTGGCCGTGCACTACCCTTACCCGCCGCAGGGTCCGGCGCTGTGGCATTGGATGTGCGGCGCGGCGTTCGTCTTGGGTGGCAGCATCCTGGCGTTCGCGCTGGTGCGCCGCGCGCCGCATGTGTTCGCGGGTTGGTTTTGGTTCGTGGGCATGCTCGTGCCGGTGATCGGGCTGGTGCAGGTGGGCACGCAGTCGCACGCCGACCGGTACATGTACCTCCCGCAGATCGGGTTGGCGATCGCGGTCGTATGGAGCATTCATGCGTTGGCGGCGAGATCCGCGAAGTGGCGCGCGTTTGGCGCGGCGGCGGCCGCCGTGGCGCTTATTACGTATCCAATGCTGACGTGGCAATTGGTACCCACGTGGAAGCACAGCTTCGCGCTGTTTCGACACGCGCTCGACGTCACGGAGAACAATGCCACCGCGCATGTGAACCTCGGCGTCGCGCACTACACCATGGGCGAGTACGACGAGGCTGCCAAGCACACGGAGGAAGCGCTGCGCATTCGGCCAAACGAATTCAACGCGCTCATCAACCTCGGGCTGATTCAGAGCGAACGGCAACTGTGGGGCGAAGCCGAACGGCTTTGGCGCGCGGCGCTCGCCCTGGACCCCGGCCGCGCGGATGCGCACGCGTTCCTGGGCCAGGCGCTGGAGAAGCAGGGGAAAATCGAGGAGGCCGCCGCGGAATACGCGGAAAGCGTGCGTCTGGATCCAAAGGTCGCCCGGACACACGAACTGTTGGGCGGGGCGTTGCTTACTCTTGGCAGGGACAAGGAGGCCGAGCAGGCGTATCGCCGCGCCATTGAGCTGGACGCGAAGCGGGCCGGGTCCTGGGCGAGCCTCGGGGTGTCTCTTTGCAGCCAATGGCGGTTTCAGGAGTCGTTGCAGTATTTCGAGCGGGCGCTGGAACTCGACGCCTTTAACGCGGACGCCCGGCTCTACTACGCGCGCGCACTGGCGTCCGCAGGCGACCGCGGCGCCGCGCTGGAGCAGTTGGGGACATTGCTGTCCGTTCACCCGGGTCATGCGGAAGGGTTGGCCCTGTTCCAGGATATTGAGCGGGCGACACCGTAACGCAACAGAGGCAATTTGGCGCGGTTTTCGGTATTATATGGCCATATTTTGCGCGGTAGCGTGGGCGACCATGGGGAACCATACTGCCTGTTGTGGAATATGCGTGGTTCGACGATTGGTCCCCATTGCGGGTGGCCAGAGGATTTTAGAGGTCGGTAGTATGTTCGGGAATTCCGTTTCGTTGAGATTTTGGCTGGCGGCGGCGGCGCTGGCGCTTGCCGCGCCACTGGTCATCGCGCAGGACCCGAACCCGCCGTCGATCCGGTCGTCGCAGGGGGCGTGGCCGATTCGCCGCCAATGGACCCCCGGCGAGACACAGCACTTCGCGAAGTGGATGGAGCACATCTACGTGGCGAAGACGAAGGGAGACGTCGAGCAGCGCATAGCGAAACTGGATCGCATCCTGACCGACCCGAAGATCAATCTGCTGCTCGATCCGTCGTTTGCGGGAGCGGGGTCGAACCCGCAGTTGAGCAAGGGCACGATCTCATTTCTTCACAACATCACCGACTGCGCGAAGTTCAGCATGACGCTGCCGGCGTACTACGCGTACCGCCGCGCGTTGCCGTGGATGGTGGCGTATGTGTCGGCAACGGAGGGCGACGTGCGCACCGCGCCGGCGAATGTGCCGGTCGGGCAGTTGAATTCATTCTCCACGGGTTCCGCGGACGCGTTCTTTCGCAGTATGGTGACCGGGATCAGTTCCGGAAACTACCGCGTCGAGCCGAACAGCACGCGGTCGGAGTGGTCGGACACGTGCCCCGTTGCGATCAATAGGCAGTATCTCCTGCCGGGGACGATGAACTATACGGACGGACATTGTCTGCTGCTCGCGCAGGTGGACAAGTACGGCGAACTACACTTCATCAATGCGAGCA
The genomic region above belongs to Candidatus Hydrogenedentota bacterium and contains:
- a CDS encoding DUF5009 domain-containing protein, which encodes MAASTTAPANSAPAPQRLTSLDAYRGFVMFLMMAEVLRFHAVSQALPGNGFWAFLAHHQSHVPWVGCTLHDLIQPSFSFIVGVALPFSILARQLKGQSNARMTAHAFWRALLLILLGVFLRSTGKPQTYWTFEDTLSQIGLGYGFLFLLGFRSVRAQWSAFAAILAGYWALFAFYALPGPDFDWAAIGNPKDWPENLHGFAAHWNVNTNPAWKFDTWFLNLFPREKPFTANGGGYSTLSFIPTLATMILGLIAGGVLKDDRTHKQKALWLLAAGIVALASGWLLGKLGICPVVKRIWTPSWVLFSGGWCLLLLAGFYAVIDIANIKSWSFPLRVIGMNSIAAYCIAETLRNFTMGTLKTHLGQDFFKFAGDAYEPFFLGAAVLLVWWLVLYWMYRRKIFLRI
- a CDS encoding tetratricopeptide repeat protein produces the protein MKAWRAPAAIASALIFATFALYARTASYEFVNYDDPGYVYANPHVRAGLTADTIPWAFTTGEQGNWHPLTWLSHALDWELYGDWAGGHHLTSVGIHAITTGLLFVWLIRATGALWPSAIVVAIFGWHPLHVESVAWVSERKDVLCAFFFVIGLIAYTEYRRRRSVVWYGAVTASLVLALLSKPMAVTFPCVLLLIDVWPLCAEGWRGRVLEKLPWFAIAAAHSVVTYVVQQAGQNTVGLHSVPLHIRLENAAASYGTYAFKTLAPYGLAVHYPYPPQGPALWHWMCGAAFVLGGSILAFALVRRAPHVFAGWFWFVGMLVPVIGLVQVGTQSHADRYMYLPQIGLAIAVVWSIHALAARSAKWRAFGAAAAAVALITYPMLTWQLVPTWKHSFALFRHALDVTENNATAHVNLGVAHYTMGEYDEAAKHTEEALRIRPNEFNALINLGLIQSERQLWGEAERLWRAALALDPGRADAHAFLGQALEKQGKIEEAAAEYAESVRLDPKVARTHELLGGALLTLGRDKEAEQAYRRAIELDAKRAGSWASLGVSLCSQWRFQESLQYFERALELDAFNADARLYYARALASAGDRGAALEQLGTLLSVHPGHAEGLALFQDIERATP